One Drosophila ananassae strain 14024-0371.13 chromosome XR, ASM1763931v2, whole genome shotgun sequence genomic window, TAATTATGCAATTCAATTATAATGAAAATTTTTCTACAAATGTTTTTCTAACatttattatcctttttttttgttgtttgtttaatttccattttgtCCTTTTGAATAGAGGCTGACCAttcaagtggttttcaaaaaCCCTcgattttccatttttcccaCAAGGCtattcataaatatttgtcacagtaattatttttattctatttttttttctctctctgtggTTGGGGGGAGGTGGGATGCCGCTTTTTTGGTCGCTCGCCCATTGAAAATCCGcttaaatgtaaaaaaataaatttaaattgaaatacgCTTTTCGGTAGACAGACTCAAAACAGTCGGCTTTTGTAAATATAGACAGGCTTTGTTGGGGTTGGTATATACTGAGAGAAATATATCTAAATTGTAtttaacaaattattattatgttttaggaattttttttaaatttttcttacCTCCTAAACTATTTTTTGAGTTTATAGTGTTTTGAAAGGTactattgtatttattttatagtaTTATGGTCACACTAATTTATCTTAAAGcttcaaaaatgaaattttaattttaaaaaatattgtaagatttttttttaataaaatttaaaataaatttcttattatttatgattttagaagtattttttaaacagaaataattaattttttaataataaggtcacattggtttttatttcaatccttaaaattattttagagTTTTTAAGAGTCTTTTAAGACAtataattttcattattaGACTTTGAATCTTCTATTGTTATGTTCTAAATATTTCTTCAAGTGTAAAAACTGTTAAGGCAAAGGGAATCGCCTGGGGATCGAGGTCTGATTTGGGTGTTTCGTGTCTGATTGACCGTATCGCCTATCTGCATATTTTTGGGTCCCCCATGGGAAGTGGGGCGAGGTGGGGTTGTCACATTCAAGGGTCACGTTTCCAATAGGCCATCCCCATTACCCATCCAGCCCGTTCCCCCTCACAGGTCCTGTTCATCCTGTTCGGTTCTAATTAAACCATTTTGAAGTTGATTGAGTTTACAATCCAATGTGGACCCCGCTTGCCGTTTTTCCTCGATgaatcaaatttaaatgtttgAGTGCCACGCAAATTGACTAACAGCCTccgaaaaaaatgtatatatatgtatatatagctctctatatatataaaaatgtcACAGGATTCCTGGggaatttgtaatttttttttgtgtgtcaAGTGCCCTCAGTCTGCTGAGCTGTTGTTTGGATTGGTAATGTTATTTAAATACATAATAAATCCGTTatttaacatatttttgtaGTGAATGGTTTTTGGAATATAATTTATAGTATTTAACAGGGtttgttattttaaatattatattatatttttaataagattattttatatttactCCTCTGAATGAGTACCGAGTATCTTATAATCTCGTGagactatatattatatttaaataaaataaaatatatttaaatatattttgaaatatattatcATATAACGATTCTGTTAAATCTCTTAAGATATGTATCTTCTACCCTATAACCTATTATATCCTAAACTTTAAACTTCTTTAGAAACCATCTAACTTATTCCTTTTTCGCTTAAATCTCACCATTTTGTTCCGATATACCTTCCCAAATACCTTGGGGTCTAAATTTTTGGCTCAAAGCGTCGAGTACTTAACAAAACAGTGAACGAGAAATAAAAACGATTTGAGTTTTTGGCCCGGGGATTACACAGTTTCGCTATCCGTCTCTTTTTAGTGGGGAAAGAGTAGGCTATATGGGgttagaaagagagagagagagagagagagagaagggCAGGTTGGAAAAGTGGAGTGGCTtgtcaattttcattttcatcgcGAGGAAGCCAAAAGAGAAATTTAAATGAGGcgttttcagtttttgtttccctgtattttttttttgttttttttttttgtgggaaaTTCCTTTTGTTGTTTACTGTTGGGATTAtggtggtgtgtgtgtgtgtgagtgagtgtgtctggctgtgtgtgtgttagctcTTCTACTAATTACATGCTGTTCACTATCCTGTTGATTGAGGAGGCCCCAGGTTGAATCCGATACCCAAAATCCCTGTATGAAATCGCTGCCAAATCGTTTCCAGTTGTTTTTGTCGTCGATGGCTATTAATAGAAGCTCATTATTGGCATTTTTGGCATTGGCCAaagtcacacacacacacacacacacacacgagaGAGTAAGTTTTAGCCACGTATGTGTTTGAGTTGGGCAATTCAATTGGCAGTTCCATGGCGCCAGTGAAGTCAGCTAGGCCAAAAGTGatgccaacaaaaaaaattactaaaaataataataataataagataAAAAGATATTCCTTTTAAAGTCAGAGAGCTTGACTTGCATCCTCTCTGaaaatatagtatatatatatgtgtgtccTCCATTAATCCTGCGATAAAAAATCAGAGCAATTTTTAACTTCTAGACAGGACACTCTCATCTCTGGGCCTTGAGTCCTTGGGAATTAAGCTGGCGTCGTGTTGCTCACACACGAAACCAAGAACCAAGTCCTGCTCACTCGTCCGGATGGCAGGAAAGAAAAATCTTTTCCCTTTTGTGATTCTGATGTGCCTAATGCTTAATAACAATTTCATTTACATTTTCGGCACATTTCACATCGGCTTTGGCCTTTGGCccacgcggcgtatgcgcaatgtcCCGAAAGGTATATTCTATAAAAAGAGGGTGTtaccttttttcttttttttttttcttttttttctattgttCTTCGACCTAGAAAAGGGTTTAACttgtataaaagaaaaataaaaatcttatttagttaatgattttttctcctccatttcttttttgttattcaattcaattaattGAGACATTTTTGTTGGTATATTTGGGAAGAATTTTATTCAACTTTTTGGTGATTTTCTGGTTATGGTTATGGCTGTGAACCTACCTGGTGGAAAAATGAGAATCCCAAAGGACATTCGCTGTGCAAATTCCCACGAACTGCAATGCGGCGTAATTATAATGCACAAAGGCTAATTAAAACGCGAGTGGGGAATAATGTGGATGGAAAAGTGGGATATAAAagtgggggaaaaaaaaataaataccacGATGGCAGGTAAAGTGGATGGAAATTGTGGAAAGATGAACAATGTATTGGGTTTCACAATTTTGcttttaaaatatacatacaacGGAGGCAACAATAGATGAATAGATACAACAATGTTTGCCAATTACCAACAAAAAGAATGTCAACTATCGTGTCCACCTTTCTACACATAATTAATCATTTCTCAGTGGCCTTTGTTTATGATGTTGTTTATGATTTAAATGACACGCTAACATTGTGGATTTTGATTTTAGAGAGTGATTGGGggactgaaaactgaaaaaacaaaaatgtgatCAGTTTTTACTCATTATTGCATAATCAAGGTCACACTAAGGTCTTTCTAATAATTTTGTAAGCTTTTAGTGTGATTTTAATCTttagaaattatttttcttctGTTTAAGTGAAGTAGGCAAGTTTATTCTATGAAAGTTTATTCTAAgctctttttttattattcagaTTTTTAGTGTGACcatgtgtatattttttcaaaaataagaaGAGTGGAAAACAATTCTTTGCTCTTTGAACactttgtttattgttttgttacacattcaacacaaaaaaaatattaaaaaaattaatatttcaattttaaattggtttCTTCTCAACTATCACTATAATTTCGGCACTGAGATCAATTGCACCGTAAGTTTTGTATGTCATTTTGTAAGTACCATCCGGCATATGCTGCGGAAAACCGTCACTGCTCACCTTGCACTTTTcataatgaaatttttgggcTGGCAACTCCGTTAGCTTACCCTCAAATTGCGGAAAATTCGAACAATTAGCGGCACTCGGCATAATCATGTTCTTGTAAAATTTATTCATGGCTTCGATGATAGGCTGGCGTGGCAATGAATACGGTTGGAGTTTGTAATTGGCGCCGTCATCGGTGCTGCGGTACATTAGGGCCTCCACATCCATGTCCTGCGTAACATCGATTAGTGTTACCAGATTTCCACTCAAACCAAACTCTCCGCGTTCAATACGATCGATGCGAATATCCCCATAGGCAGTATCCTTATTGCCCGTGTTCATTTGAGCCGATTCAAACTTATAGGTCCAAGTTTTCTAAAGGTTTTTTAATCAaacatatattattattaacaaaaattaaaactaaactcACCTCAGCAGAAGGTATGTTAACTGCCTTTGAAGCTCCAAGAAAACTAATAAATATTCCAAAGCTGTATATGAGAAACATTTTGGATATTTCAACCATCCgatatttattttacaatgaattgaaataaaatgattaCTCTGTATTTATAGCCCGGTTGTCTTGTTTATGACCGGTTCGTATCAATCTCATTAGTGTTTACAAGTTACAgttaattaattacaattaaattCGTATAATCCGCTTGTCGTGGGTGCGATCGAAAAACTGGCATTGACTGAGGTTATAAAATGAAACATTTAAGCTTTAATAAATTCGATTTAATCAACTATAGCAGCCAGAATAATGTAAAATAAATCAGATATTAATCATGGGAAAGTAAATCATAATTGAATTGAATAAAATGAGAAACAAATATTAATCCCAATGGACTTTATAGAGCGTCAAATTGGTTTCACAATTTTTCCCATCCtctattatttttcttatcaAAAAAGAATGTTTAAAATTTACAGAACGCCTCCGTGGAGAGGTCCTGTCCTGGGGAGAACGGCGAGAACAATCAAAGTAAACAAAAGTTGTCGACCCAGCCGCAGAAATCAAGCTCAGCTGTGGCAAAGTTTTGCagttgatttaaatttttgctTACCGAATTTGATTGCTGAAAAGTTGCCGCCTGTGCACAGTGACCGCAAAATGTCAACAGCACTTTTGCGATTTCTATAGCAATATTTAACTACACTTGAACGAAAACAGAAAgttactttttttctttttgtcttTTGGATTGAGTAAATAGCTGTGATTTCGTGGAAAATAAAGTGAAATGTTATGCagtttagtttgagttttttaaatttttatagaaaataaaaggTCACTTTGGCTATTCGTTGGGTTAGGTCACACTATTAgactttttcaaaaatgttttaacTTAGAGAACAAAAGGATACTTTGttacaaaaatatgaaaatctattttttaaagaaatatatattgtttctGTGATTGTTTTATGAATTGGTAAGGTCACACTGGACTTTATCCAGCAACcatattcgttttttttttaaaagttatagATTTTCTGTATCACATTACCTTagctttttgatttttttaaatgtgaCCAAGTAGTGTTTGAAGAATTAATCTTATTGTCTGAATTTttgctttaaaaaaatgttaaaatgtTCAAGGTCACACTAAAACTTGGATTTAAGAATTTTTCCAATCGCATTAGccttggaaatatttttttttgacttttttgCTTTATAAGGCCGACGAGCCGGCTCTATTCTCAGTTTCATCTCGGGCTCCGTTCAGTCAACATGTTCGGAGACCATCCcgtattttaataattttctaaattttattattttcggaaaaaaaacgaaaacgaaaaaataattCTAGTTTTAATGAAAACggtaaaaaaagagaaagcgaaaaaataattctagttttaataaaaaaaacagtatatgttaatggaaataaaaaaaaaatatggaatttCGTGTACCTTGCAGATACAATAGAGAATATCTGTCCAAGATGCGTCGCTCATCGTTCACACCCGTCTTCAATCTGAGCACCCAGGAGCCGTTGATTGTCGTCGAGGAGTCTCATGCCGCTGAGGATGGTGATGATCTGGAGGGGGCTGCTGGCGGATGCGACCCAAATGCGACAGGCGGTACTAAGCGAACGAACAGCGACGACTCGGAGCCGGACTCGCCGGTGAATCCGTACCTGCTCTGCCCGTTTCCGGACATGCAGCAGCGCCGGAAGCACTCGCTACCGTCGCTCCAGATCACCGAGGGCATCACCGCCAGCCAGGTGCGGCGCCTATCGGAGGTCGGCGGCGAGACCGGCGGTCTCAGTCCCAAGGAGGTTGAGTTCCTAGCAACTCTCTCCCAGAAGGCCAATCCGACGGCCGGCGGACGACGTCACTCGGTGGTCACCATTTCGGCTGTACCGCCCACGCTCTTCGGCCGCAATCGTCGCGAGTCCATTTCCGGTGTTTCATTCAGGTAAATAATCTCATTATCCttctatataaaaaaaaaaaaaccgagaACCACACgcacaaaaaactaaaaaaaaaaaagcaagctTGAACATAAAAATGCGGTAGGGAAAGTCGTTTCCGGTGCCATTAGCCAACCGGAAGAAGTCGAGGTCCCagttatttagtttttttttcgtcctttACAATGCACTTGAAGCAAATTAgaggtttttaattttttataattttttataatctGATATATCTTATAATTCTAAAATAGAATCAATGAAAttaacatataatttaataaaattatatagaatAGATCAAATCGAAACATAAATAGAATATAATCTTGAAAGGTGCCATCTCTTGAAAGTTTCTTTATGGAATCCGGTTTAGAATAGaaaagaataataaatattttaaaatatccaaGTTAGATTTCTTGGCTCTATAACACCTCTATAAAAAATAGCTACTAGTATTTCTTCTCAATGTAATATCCTAGTTACCTCCTGGCCTTTTCCTATCTCAAACTCTACGTACTGGATCTAATTGAATTGTGCCGCCGGGTGTTGCCAGGCTTTTGTGCTGTGACAGCAACATTTTGATACTCTAATAGCCCGGGAGGCGTTTCTGGTTAATAGGGCacaagggggcgtggcatttCCAGGAGGAAAAAAATAGGGTGTGGCCATATAGCTAGCAGGCATAATGAGATTGTTCCTAAACGgcggtaattttttttttggttaacaaacaaataacaaataatggACCAAATGATAGAAAGAAATTGGAAGGATATTCAAAGGATTTAAGGAGATTTTGAAGAGAAATAGGCCAAGTTAGTAAGTGTATCTCCTGtcggtattttttttttaccaaattCCAAACCTAACCACATTGCCTTTGGCCCTGACTTTGTCCCTCAGTTCTCTTCAGGGCCCTTGGTGGCCATTTAAATTGCAGcccaaccacccaccacccactagACCCATCCGTGCCACCAGACCCACCAGACCAACTAGACCCACCCGCGCCAGGCAGACAATTTCCCCCGTGTCGCGTGTCCATTAAACGCCCAACGCACTTTACGAGCCCAACTTTGCCTCAAATGGAGATGGAAATAGAGATGAAGCATCTCCTCTACatagacagagccagcaagaGTGACAATGAGAGAGATGGCTATACCCAGATAGAGATTGGGATGGAAAGGGAGTTAGGGGAGCCAACGGGGCGTATAATTTATGCTAAAGCGATAACCGCACAACCATCAACCACTTACTATCGTTCCTCATTGAAGTTCTGCAGGGGATTTTAGATTTCAGGCTTCAGCCTTCAGACTTTTGCCTCAAAAACCATCACTTTGCCACATTAAAGGTTAACAGGagccacataaatattttagagCTCATTAGGAATGCTTTTAAAGGCAAGAAAGTAAGACaagataaaaatattaatattctgAAGAGGGTTCTATCACTTCTAGATGTATTATAATTGAAATCTTTGAATTATATTTGCAGCTTCAGAGTATATATTATTGCATTCTCTTGACCTTTTAAGCtcagaaccaaaaaaaattcttccaatttcgaaaaatatgCTGGTCAAGCGTccgaaaagagaaaaaaaaattgattgatGTGGTTACGTTTTCCTTTTTGCCACAAAATGGCTTCGGAAACTGCAATTTTCCGGTTGCAATTCCTTTTTTCTTCGCTTGCAATTTTCTCAAGTAATTTTCTGTTTCGTGTTTGGTTTTTATGCGTTTTGGTAATACCCTTTAGTAGTTAGGGAGTTTtagtaaaatttttataaggtagaataaaaaatatttatttttataaacaagaAATCCATAACCTAACCTTTTCCATAATTTCCCCTTTTTAAGGGAAATTCTTAGTTCGAACTagttgagaattataagaCCGATTGAACTAGTTGCGAATTATAAACTCTAGCGTGTTAAAATTTAGGAATAAGCTGGGATTAGttaataattgttttaaaaaaaatattactatTAAAAGTTAAACAAAATTTGTCTCTGCCCACAGGGCGTATGATTCTTTTTTATCCAATATTAAGTATCCGCACCGTTGGCATTGCAACATCCAAAGACACAATTTTTTTCGCAACACATTGAAAGCACACTCGTCACGTCTGTATTTTTTCCCCGATTCTCTTGCAGTGGAAGCCGTCGTGGCAGCGGAATCGCCGGACCACCGTTGACGGACCACCGCGGCAGCATCCACAACTTGCAGCTGGACATCATGGACGGGATCGTGCAGCAGCGCAAGACGCGCAGTGGCAGCGGTGTCTGGACAGCGCCCGTCCTGCAGGAGGCCGACAGCAATGTCCCGGTCCAGACATAAGCGACGCAACAAGGATATGcaccgacaaaaaaaaaaaagcaaaaaccaaaaaaaaaaggagagggGATAGATAGCAGGATATATAGAAGAGGGGAAAGGATGTATTGGAAGGAGATTGTTTGGATTTCGTTACGTACTTtccttttttgcattttggactttttttattttggcgaGAGAAAGGAAATGGCAAAAAGGAAATGACGGCACACGGATCGACGGGGTAAAGAACTCAAGCACACCACAGagcaaatgaaacaaaaaccaaaaaaaaatatgaaaaatgtgaaaaaaaaaatggaaaaggaaACAAGAAAGTCGAAATAAGAATAACTATTGGACTGCGTATTCCTAGGAATATAAGAATACAAGAAATTGGAATACGCAGGACATCTCTATTATCAGTTCCCACTCTATACGCTTTCCCCTTTAACCTTCTTCCGCTTCCACCATCGTTTTCACCGTCACTTCCGCTTTCTCTCCATTCTGCCGGGAAATTGCTTTTCGCGGCTGCCCCTataaagcaaacaaacaaaccgcAGAAACCACCATttggagcaaaaaaaaaaccgaaaaatcgccaaccaaaaaaaaaataaaattcaaaaaattcgcACCAATGCGAGATGGATGGAAAAATTGGCAGAAGAACacgcccaaaaaaaaaaaaatagaacgGAAGGAAAATGACGGCGGTGGGACGAACATAAgaacaaaaaagtaaaaaaaaataatatataaaaaattcatttaaaaaatactaccaaaaataaacaacaagaATAGTATGGAAGAAGGTTGAAAGGAAGGCATAAATAATTACactaaaatagaaaaaaaagggaaaaatttttaataataatatgaaACAACAGAGAATCTATTGGAACTCGAAAAAATACACTATAAGAGGAGTTACACAAAATTAATCGAACAAATAAAGAAGGAACTGAATGACAAAATCGAACGCAAGatgaagaaactaaaaaaggATCGAAcaaacaaaattgaaaaaaaaaaaaaataccaacaaatagacaaacaaaaaattataaaaaaaaaagtgatgGAACTGATAAGAGAATATAGAAAACACATACAAAAAAGGAATTGaatgaaaaagaaatcaaGGGAAGAACGCAAATCAAGTATTTGATTCAAGGAACTGAAGATAGGGGAATGAACAAACTGGAGACAAGGGAATAAACACCGAAAACCTGAAAAGAATCAACATAATATAATTGAAGAAACTGATGTAAGAAGAATCGAACAAACAAGTATTGGAGAAACTAACAGTAATACTGAAACGAATCGCAGAATCCGACACAGACCCTGTGTTCGGGCACATACACATTCCCCATAATTCGGGGAACCCCCTTCCcattttccaataaaaaataattgtaaaCACAgccaaaaaatgaataaaatgaattttaaaattccaaaaatcaaacaaatctataaatttaactaaaaaaaattacacaaaATAAACAGAATCTTAAATGATTGTAATATTTAAttgagaaatatttaaaaaccccaAACGAGCAACAAAACACTCTGATATAGTctttctgaaaaaaataaatacaactTTTCATTTAAAACCAAACTGAAGAtgggaaaaatttaaaatggtGAGTAGGAggttatattttctttatactataaatatttataatttttttattattattccaaTTAGTTCTTAAATGCtctaaaattgtattttaaaaagtaaaattttgatgattttctgtttcaaaaaagaaacatATCCTGGTTTCTTTTTctgaaacatttttattttaaacttcTCATATTATGCATTTCTTGTAAAATGCTAAACCCTTTActaaacatttaaatttaagcCCATTTCCCAATTAAATGGAATATAATTTTGTGCATATTTTTACCTTCGTAATTGCTGGTCCTTGAAATCCAGAGTATATAAGAAGGACCAAGTGCCACCGCCGAAttgttttagttttgttttagttgttttttagtttatttttagtgtttttGCCTTTTATTTATATACTCGTTGTTGGCTTGTTGTTGTACCtttcacattttatttttgacatTTCATGCATTGTCAATGGGCTATGTGCATTTTTAATAAACCAGCAGCTCTGGCGCATAAAAAACCCATGCGCCACGCTCACAAACACATGCATAATGAAATGCAGCTTTGCCTCAAGGACATAAAtgcgaagaaaaaaaaaatgaggaaaGTGGGCAGTGTGGGGTGGGGCAAGGGTGGCAGGGTGGTATTGGTAAGGGAAAAATGGGGGCCAAGGACggcagaaaaagaaaaaaaaagtaccaGCCCTGAACCTcactccacacacacacactcacacacacacacataactACAGCTTCCTCTTCGGCCAACATGGCGTGTGAGTAATATTTTGCAGCAACAGCTGCATCAATGACAATGCCAATGCCATGGCCATTGGTGTGTGTTTTTAATGGCTTGTCCCCTGGCTGATTTAACCCACTGATGCCCACCCCCCCTCTTTGGATCATTTTGCAGCTCAATAAAGCTAATTTAATGTGGGCGACTGCTCTTAATTGAAACGCGTGTTAGTTTGCATTCCGGCCCACTCACTTCTGGCCCGAAACTAATTAAAGCCGATCAGAATGCGTTTCGATTGAGGCCAGCCAGCCAATCGTCTGTTCCTGTTGGGGAAAACTCAAGAACTAAATCTGGAGTACTGgaagtaaataaaaaagttaagCCATTAATTGGATCTCTTTTTTAATTAGATCTCTTAgcttttcagcttttttttGTAGGATTTTCAAGACAACTCACACAAAGAACCATAAAAGTAGGCTATACTTTTTGTTATGTTTAAAATGGAAGATTTCTCAGCGTGGGGATTATTCTAAAATAGGTTACTTATTTTGAtagaacaaaaattttatttctgaattttatatatttttcagaGTCTGAACTTTATAATTTAGAATTaaaattgatttcatttttattttatatcatttaaaagaaagaaagaataGAAAACTATTTTAGTCTTgggtatatttttttggtaaaGCTTTTCTTTTTATCGCCACATGATTtcttcttaaatttatttatgatattttcctttttctgATCTTTTTTGCTAGCAATATGCtactaaatattaattacCCCTTaataacttattttttttatgtagaaaaataatatttaaccgtagaaaaataacaacaaaactAATAACCTTTTACCTCTTTACAGATTCCATCAGAATCACAAAAACCTACAACATTTCTATGTAACCAATATGAgcagaaaagaaaaaggaaaacatttgagaagaaaattaaataaatgtattgTATATTCAGGAATTGATAAATTAGTGAATAATCTGAAgagaaaaaaatccaaaaatctaaacaaaaaagaaaagaaatataagaACTATTTACCTAGGACCTAGTTGCTCCTAATTTTTTTGGATGTTGTGTAGATTTGTGTGAACCACCGCATGAAAAAAACCACCAATCTTGAAGATAAACTAAGAGAAAAAACAATCCCATAGACTATCACGAGAAGAGTAAAGaatcattttcaaaaaaaatcaattaccAAATACCAATTACCAAGTGGAAATGCTCAGGTGTTTTTTCGAATCAAGCTTGTTCTTCCCCCGAAAGCCCCCCAAAGAATTCAAAAAAAGTTGACAAATATACCAAAGTAcctaaaaaaaacataaaggGAATGAAAAGTTTGAAGAAAGAGGGAAATTTTAGATTAAGaggaaccaaaaaaaaaaaaaagaaacaaaaagggAATTAAAATCCAGCAGTTGAATGATaaggaaaataaatggaaTAAATCAACTATTTTTGAACTTGACTTTGCTGCTTGCCCAGCCCAGCAAGTCAGCCAGGCTTTAGTTCGAGTAGCCACGCCCACAATCAAATGACCGCCCCTACCCACCCACCTCTCCGGAAATCTCCCTCTTGAGAACTAAACTAAATTTTAGATATTAAAGGCAAACTTTGAAAACTTTGAGATTTCTTCAATTCTAATTTCCGGGttgaaaactaaataaaaaaaagttagaaaaaaaaattgaagagATCTAGAAAgcagttttcttttttttttttttatataagtCTTGATGTTGTTATTGCTTATATAAGAAATGCaagaaatataataatatataatatatatagggATATATCCTTTAGattgtatataaaaaaaactaaaaactataatttatttttcactcAATTatactgtttttattttcgggTTTGTgttgggaaaaaaaatgaaatcctaaagaaaagctgaaaaagggcggattaaatatatttaaatattaaatatatccTTGTAAACCTATTCTGTCATTTAAAAAAGTCGCTGGACGacgaagaaaataaaaaatggaatgAGAGaagataatataaaatataaataaaaaaactataacatttttttattattaaaag contains:
- the LOC6504468 gene encoding uncharacterized protein LOC6504468 isoform X2; this translates as MRRSSFTPVFNLSTQEPLIVVEESHAAEDGDDLEGAAGGCDPNATGGTKRTNSDDSEPDSPVNPYLLCPFPDMQQRRKHSLPSLQITEGITASQVRRLSEVGGETGGLSPKEVEFLATLSQKANPTAGGRRHSVVTISAVPPTLFGRNRRESISGVSFSGSRRGSGIAGPPLTDHRGSIHNLQLDIMDGIVQQRKTRSGSGVWTAPVLQEADSNVPVQT
- the LOC26515385 gene encoding uncharacterized protein LOC26515385, which gives rise to MVEISKMFLIYSFGIFISFLGASKAVNIPSAEKTWTYKFESAQMNTGNKDTAYGDIRIDRIERGEFGLSGNLVTLIDVTQDMDVEALMYRSTDDGANYKLQPYSLPRQPIIEAMNKFYKNMIMPSAANCSNFPQFEGKLTELPAQKFHYEKCKVSSDGFPQHMPDGTYKMTYKTYGAIDLSAEIIVIVEKKPI
- the LOC6504468 gene encoding uncharacterized protein LOC6504468 isoform X1; translated protein: MEFRVPCRYNREYLSKMRRSSFTPVFNLSTQEPLIVVEESHAAEDGDDLEGAAGGCDPNATGGTKRTNSDDSEPDSPVNPYLLCPFPDMQQRRKHSLPSLQITEGITASQVRRLSEVGGETGGLSPKEVEFLATLSQKANPTAGGRRHSVVTISAVPPTLFGRNRRESISGVSFSGSRRGSGIAGPPLTDHRGSIHNLQLDIMDGIVQQRKTRSGSGVWTAPVLQEADSNVPVQT